The Halotia branconii CENA392 region TAATTCTGAAATTGAGTTAATAACCAAGCACCAACTTGGCCTTGATTCATCTGACGAGTGCGACGCAAGGCATCATTTAGGAGTGAAATTGCCAAACCTGGTAATACTTGAGATTCGGTAATTCGTCTACTACCTTGATTTTCTACTGCAAAAGCCATAACTTGGACATTTCGCACATCCACAATCCAGTATTCTTGCACTCCTAAATCTTCATACATTAGCCGTTTTTCACCTTTATCATCAGCAAGTGAAGTATTAGCAATTTCTATTACTAAAGCTGGTGGTGGGTAAATATCTAAGTTAATAATAGAAGTGCCGTAAGGAATGACATCGGCATTTTCTCCAATGTAGTAAGAGACATCGGGTTGAACTTCTCGAAGCCCTGTTTTGCGGTATGTACAGTTATCTTTGCCATTTAAAGCAATATCTTTAAGGCTGGCAAATAGATTAACAGCAAAGAGAACAATCGTATGGTCACTAGCATGATCATTTCCAACTGGTGGCATTTCAATCCTCATGCGTCCGTTGTAGTAGTAGCCTTTGGCTTTTTCGTGGGCAGGATTTTCGACTGCTTGGATATATTCATCCCAAGTAGCTATTACCCAAGTATCAGCTGGTATTCTTGTCTGTAATTTGCTCATGAGGATAATCTAGACGAGATC contains the following coding sequences:
- a CDS encoding Uma2 family endonuclease produces the protein MSKLQTRIPADTWVIATWDEYIQAVENPAHEKAKGYYYNGRMRIEMPPVGNDHASDHTIVLFAVNLFASLKDIALNGKDNCTYRKTGLREVQPDVSYYIGENADVIPYGTSIINLDIYPPPALVIEIANTSLADDKGEKRLMYEDLGVQEYWIVDVRNVQVMAFAVENQGSRRITESQVLPGLAISLLNDALRRTRQMNQGQVGAWLLTQFQN